The DNA region CACCCAACACAGACGGTTGTAGGATCAGGGATTTAGGTGACAAAACCGCAAACGGAGTTGCTGGCACTTCCCATTCTGCATTTCATGACGATGCTGGAATCCTGTCCCATGGCTGGAACAGCAAGACGGCTGTGGCTGCTGTTTTCTTGGTCTGAATGCAGCGAGTTCAATCTATTCACAGTCATGATAGCCTGGGACTTGGCCTGTGGGACTCTGCTCATCCAATAACCTCTGAATCCATGCTAGCGTGGCCCAGAATCCTACGGCAAAGTGTCCTACGACCCGCGTGTGCTGGGCCTGAGAGCAGGTTGGGGTCCCTTCTCCAGCAGGGACACAACCCCAGACTCTTTTTATCGCTCTGGGCAGTGGTTTCAGAGTCAAGCCAAGTGTCTATTTGCTTAAAGCATCTCATGGGTGGGCTCACATatctcttttcccccttttcagTGGTCGGTGAAACGAAGCAGTCTTAGGACCCGTAATCCCATCACTATCGGCCTCAGAGTAAGTTAAAATAACCAAAGGCTGCCACTTGCCCGCTCTGGAGAGAGCACTCCTGCTTGGGGCCCTTCACAGGGGTGTGTTCCATGGACGTTCCCTCCCCGATGTTCCCTAGCACGTGGTTTAGCATCTACACTAGGTGTACGTGGAAACTTACCGTATAGTTCGTGGCAGATTCTGGGGCAAGCAGGTGGGCTTTTAGATGCTTCACCTTGGGCAAAAGAACCTTTCTGGGCTTTGGCTTCCTTATTGGTGCAATGACAACACTAGTTTCTTCCTGATTTGGCTGTCGAGAGGttgtaaatgagaaaacacacgtaaagcacttagcacgTTGGTAGCTGGGAAACAGCTCCGTACTCTGACATCCAGTATCGAACTTTTCTTGGGAACCAATGACATCTCTCCTGGGGCCAGTGGACTTGGAGGAATAGAATGACGACCCCTGGGATCTTGGGACGAAGGGTGGGAGATGGAGGCAGTTTCCTGAGGCTTCATGGAGAACGGCTCAAGGCCACCATGCCTCAGCTCGTGGCGGCTGATTTCAAGCCTGACGGCACAGCCTTCGCAGAGCCGTTGCCAAGGAACGAAGTAATCCTGCGGCAGAAACACTGCGCAGGGTTTCGGTTTGCCGGTGGAAAGGGTTTTGGGTGGTGACAAGTTTTATTACAGGCATTCCTGGTCTCCCTGAAACAACCGTGTGAGAAGACAAGTTATGTAGGACAAAACCGCAGACCCAGCCTGGCAACAGACAACATGCACTGTGTTTCCTCGATATTGATCCACAGATGTATGGGATTAAAAAACAACAGTCCCACCAAAAAGCCCAAGCCTGCATACTTAAGCTGATCCATAGCCTGCCATTTGGCAAGATGACTTTTGCTGGTAAGTTGATTTCTTGGGAAGTCCTGGGAGTGGCCCTTGGCTCTAGCCTCACTAGCCAGGCGACCGTGGATGAGCGAGGCCACCCATCTGAGGTCACCACCACCTTCCTCAGGGAGTGGATGCGAAGTGAATCAACCCACATTAGCACAGAGTCGCCCAGGGACTGCCTGCCCCCCTTCCTTACAGACAGACGGCCGTGAAGGGGCAGCTCCCGTACTGCCCTTCTAAGGAGCCGCTATGTCAGAACGGACAGAGCTCAGGGGTTATGACGAGGAGAGGACTGTGCGTTTTACGTGAGTATTCAATAAAGGGCTGTAGTGTGATGTCAGTAATGCAGTGATTTCTGCACTCAAAAGCCAGTGGCCCTTTGGTTAACAATTTCCGGTGATTATGTGAAGCAACAGAGTAACCGTCATGGCCACAGAAAGCACCGAAATCCCATGGAGTCACGAATTCCTAGTGATATGGAAACAGTGATTCTTAAGAAGATCTACTGTGATCACGTGGCTTAACGTTTTCTGCAAGTCAAGTATGGCTGTCACGCACGCACGTAAACTATGCACTGACAAGAGCGGGTGCTCCTCAAATAAAACCACAGGATCTTATTGCAAACTTTATGTCGTCCAAGGACAGAAGCCTTCCACAGAGACGTTTacaattataatgaaaaaaaataaaattacgaTGAAAGTTACACCTGAAACTGATCTAATATTATGTCAACTCTactttgctaaaaataaaatactaatgaaaGTCAAAAAGCAAACAGACGCAAACCTGATTTTACAAAATCTGACAGTCAAAAGAGTAAGGTACAATCAAAGCGTATCGTCGGTTACAAGCCACTTTAGAACAATGCTGTTTTGAGGACAGCAGAAATGTTCGTCAGTGCAGGGGCCCTAAGTAACCTGGAGACTGTGGGGAGATGAGGACAGGCTGCAGAGGGTTCTGGGAGGAGAACCTGCATAGGGTGCTCTCCAGGGGCACTAGTCTGCCAGGAGCCAAGGCCTCCCCTCGAGGTGAGGGCACTCTGAGTAGGTCTCGCCGATGTGTGAAGGGCTGGGGGAGACATGGACGGTCCTCACCCTCCACAACGGAATCAGGTCTGGGAACCCAGGgtcccggccccggccccgctcCCAGCTCCATCCCTGTGGCTGTGTGTGTACGGGGCGCTCCGGCACCGTGGCGGGCGAGGAGCACTGGGCACAGGGAGACCAGGGCAGGCAGCGTCCTTGTCACTTCACTCTTCCTCAGAGTGAGCGTGATGCGTTTCCTCCAACTAGGGGAAGAGCCTTCTACAGACCAAGTGTAGCTGGACAAGACGTCTAGGCCACTTCTGGCTGCACAGTCTAAGAGATGTACTCGAGCTGCTCAGACGTCAGCATTTGCAGAGATGGTAAGCTGGAGAATTTAAAATCAAAGATGTCCTAGAAAACCAGTCAGGATGACAGGTGAGCCAACGTGGTTGTCACCGAGCCAACAGCGTTTGCATCTGTCAGCCTCGGTACCGACCTCAGCACGGCAAGAGCTGCAGGCTCTTGTGAGCCCACGGGGAGAAccaggatctgcatttgttttcaGGAAAAGCCCAGAAACTAcataagaatttgtccagtttCAAGGTTAGTCTAGTTTGGCCACCCAACTTCCATCACAGGTACAGGCTTTACACCTGGAAGACAAGACCAGCCAGGTCTCAACCAGGGGGTGAACTTCACCTTTGAAGCTGGGAGACACAAGGCTACAGTTAGACCCCCTGCCAGTCTCAACAAGATTGAGAATTGGGCCTCTGACAGTTCCACAGGGAGGGCCCAGGAAGAATGCGGGTAAGGAAGTGACGGGCGGCCTCTAGTGGCCACTGACAGCCAAGTTTCACAGCAGATCCCTGGGAGAAAAGGTACTTTCAACCTCCTGCAATACAGCAGCTGTtatgagaatataaaataaagccatcaggaagcaaaatatatttgtaaCTATATCTTCAGTAGTTTGCCAAAGAAAAACCTCAGATTAGTAGATAGTCGTcctgaaataaaaatagtttaggCGGATTCTTTTGAGGATGTGTTTATTAAGTTCTAAAACCttgaataacttttattttaaaaattcaaactgaaAAAACTAGGAAAACCAGAAATTTCAACAACTTTCAAAGAGAGCTGTGGGTGTCCTTTttagttattatcattattattattttgccagaAGAAAGGTGAGCTAATATTTTAGAAAGCTTCATCAACTGGTGAACTTCATCTTGGTCTCCACTTTATGTCTTTTACTCcatgaaaatgtcttttcaaaGCAGTGTTATCTGCCCACGGAGAATTTAAACAGGAATCGTCgtcattttcttccagtttctggaCACAAACGTATTTTGCTCAGGAAGGCATTTCAGGAAAGTGTTCTATAGAACCCACGGCCAACCTCCTTGCTCCCCACGTCCCCAGAAGCAGGACACCTCCAGAGCCTAAGGCAGGCGGACACCGGGCAGGGCCCCCGCAGCCCTGGAGAGGCTGAAGCTCAGGAGGTGCCCTCACCACAGCCTGCAGAGCCCCCCGAGCTACCCCCGTGCCCAGAGTAaggcctgggggtgagggggtgaaCGCCCCAGGCGCCAGCTAGCTGAGAATCCATCAGTCACACGGTACCTTGAGCTCCTCTTGTCTTCTGTGATAGAAGAGCATCAGCTGTTTCTGCTCCTCACTGCTTATGATGGGTTCTCGCGCTGGAGCTCCTTGCCCCCTCTGAAAAGGCGGGGGGACAGCAAATTGCGGACTGAGGCGTTCTTATAAGGACGACCCAGGAAGTTACAGCTCACGCCTTACAATTGCCTTTGCCGACTGCTAAAGATAAACAGGTCGCATCTCTGATCATCCACAGCGAATAACGAGGGGAGTCTCGCTCTGGCCCTGGGCCCTCACAGTGGAGGCTGGGTGGTGCTGTGTTGGTCACAGCCATTCCCAAGTCAGCCACTGCAGGTCCAGCGAGGGAGGGGTAGAGATAATCGTGGGGGGGACCCTGTTGCCCCCAAACTATAGAGAGATGATTTAGGAGAGAGCACGTAACAAAGCAGCCTGCAGGTATACGGCTCCACACGAAGTCCTTACAGGTCTCCAGCTCTCCACCTCTTTCACAGACTGTCAGCACTTAGGAAAACTTGAGATCAGTGCTCTGggctgtatttttcatttcaagaaaCATTTTTAGTGACTTGTAAGCCCCATTTTTAAAGCTGAAATGAATGCAGCATACTCTCCTTTCCCCCCAATTAAAACAAACTCCAGATACCGTCCATCGATCCATATTTCCTTCATGTTTTTGTTGCTCCATAAAGAGGACAGTTTGACTTTAAGCCTGGACCGGCAGGATTAAAGTGTCTGCACAAGAGTTTAAATCTTTCAGATTTAATGTAAAGTTTTATCAGTTTGCAAGTAAGCGAAAAAGAGTGACATGTTAAAGTACTTACCCGCTGAATCTTGACGATAATTTTGGTTTTTTCATTCTTCCCCACGTAGTCCGAAAGCTTCTTTGTTCGTCTTAGCTCCTTTGCTGCCCACCACAATTGTGCCTCTGATTCTGTGATGACGCTGAGTGCTGCCTGGGTTCACGGCAAGAACCAGCTTTAAGGTGGTCAGGACACGGCCAAGGGTGTGGGCCGGCCCTGTGGGCAGGGAGCCTGGCCAATGCCCCTCCCAGCATCGGAAGTGGGACAGGTTTCCAGCACCCTGCCCTCCCCTTCCGTCCCCCACGGGCAGCACTAATGCCCCCTACTCAAAGCCCTCACTCATTTCAGCACCTTCCCTGTTAGTTTCAACTCATGCCCTGACTCAGGTCACTTCTGGAAGGTGGCGGGTATCCTATCTCATTTGCACCCTCATCCATGATAGAAGGTCTGTCTTAGATGGATTTTTAGGTTACTGCCAGGGAAGAATGCGGGGATCCTGCTGGGTGTTTAAATACAAAAGCCTCTGACTTACGATGGTTCGATTTATGACTTTTCGACTATATGATGGTGTGAAAgtgatatgcattcagtagaaaccatgctttaaattttgaattttgatttcttCTCGGCCTAGTGATGTAGAGTATGAGACTTTCTCGTGATGCTGGGCAACGGCAGTAACTTGTGATCGCCAGAGTAATCAACCGATACAACTGTCCGTACCAGACAATAgttctgttttttgcttttagtacagtattcaataaatcacactattataaaataggctttgtgttagatgattttgcccaactgttggctaatgtaagtgttctgagcacgtttcaggtgggctaggctaagctatgatattTGGTAggttaaatgtattaaatgcattttcaacttataatattttcaacttacgcTGGGTTTGTTGGGGCATAATCCCATCATAAATTGAAGAAGAGCTGTATAGGTATAATGGGGCTGTTCGTTTGCTTCTGCATATCCTGCCTATTTAAGATGGCTCAGAGAAAAAGATACTGTCCCACAGGATAAGgaatgaaaaaatgagaaaaacaaaggaaagtggAACATAAAGCTAAGAAAATAATAAGGAGCAAGAGGTaaggctaggggcttccctggtggcgcagtggttaagaatccgcctgccaatgtgggggacacgggttcgagccctggtccgggaagctcccatgtgccgcggagcaactaagcctgtgcgccagaactactgagcctgcgctctacagcccgcgagccacaactactgaagcccgcgtgcctagagcccatgctccgcagcaagagaagccaccgcaatgagaagcccacgcaccgcgacaaagagtagcccctgctcgccgcaactagagaaagcccgtgcgcagcaacgaagacccaacgcagccaagaatgaatgaatgaatgaacgaataaataaataaatgtattgggGACAAAAAAAGAGATAAGCCTAGAACACAAAATTCCATGCAAAGGGACCGATACGTTTGGGTAGAAATAGGCACAAATTAGGGTTTTGGCTTCCCAGCGGTCAAAGAAAATGGGACTGTTTTCAGTTACTCCCTTGTCTCTTGCCACCCCTGTGTGTGGGGGCCAAGCCCTCAGCCAGGAGCACGTCCTCGGGGTCCTCCCCTGAATTCACAGCTCTGCTCTGAAGCCTAGTCTAGCAAAATGGAAAGCTGTGTACGAAGCAACAAACTACATCAGCAGAGAAAGGTCAAATCGGAGGGGCTGCTGCtctttgggggctgggggagggaaggaactCACCTGGAAGAAACCCCAAGAGCCACATACCTGACTCCCCGACAgatcttctttattttcaaattccatCCGGATAGGATCGTATGGCGGCAACCCCATGGGATAAACAATCATCACTGCACCTCGAAGCTGGTCCAAGGCGTCTTTCACCATCTCCATGGTAACGCAGACATTGGCTTCCACATGTTTCTGAAAATGATTACAGGCATTGTTATCTATGATGATCAATTCAACAAATCTCAATCAAGCTCTTGTACAAGACCCGTGCCAGATACTGCCAGAGCGACAGAAAGAATCAGACGGCGCTCGCTACCAAAGTGACTACGCTCTATTTCTGGggctgagccatggccaccacGACCTAGGTTATAAGGCAGGATATGAGCGGCACCAAGAGGGGTGAAGCGCAGAGGACACTCTGAGGGGAGGAACCCCAGTCCAGCGGTACAGATGCGAGAGGGCATCAGGAAACGGGGCAGAGGGGACGGCATCTCAGGGAACAGAGTGCTTCAGGACAAGCAACGGCAAAGAAAAGCAGGTAACAGCTAGCAGCCCACGCAGCTCGGGGAAGGGAAGGCACTGCTGGCCGGCCAGGCTGGAGCCTGTTTTGGGATGGCCGTGAACGCCAGGCTGAGGAGTTAGCATTGACAGTGAGGCGACGGGCAGCGAGTGGCTTCTCTGGGAAGAAGTGGTGACGCCGTGAGACTCATCTTGCAGTGGTTGTAGAATGGACCCGGGCGGGGGCAGACCACGTAGCAGGCAGGCTCTGAAGAGTGCAGAGAAAGGTGTGACGTAATCGAGAGCGTATCTGGTCTTTGCCCCCTGTTCCTGGCGCAGAGCTTCAAAAACCCTTGgcatttcctgagtgatagggtTG from Phocoena phocoena chromosome 4, mPhoPho1.1, whole genome shotgun sequence includes:
- the CFAP298 gene encoding cilia- and flagella-associated protein 298 isoform X1, encoding MVLLHVKRGDESQFLLQAPGSTELEELTVQVARVYNARLKVQRVCSEMEELAEHGVFLPPNMQGLTDDQIEDLKLKDEWGEKCVPSGGSVFKKDDIGRRNGQAPNEKMKQVLKKTIEEAKAIISKKHVEANVCVTMEMVKDALDQLRGAVMIVYPMGLPPYDPIRMEFENKEDLSGSQAALSVITESEAQLWWAAKELRRTKKLSDYVGKNEKTKIIVKIQRRGQGAPAREPIISSEEQKQLMLFYHRRQEELKKLEENDDDSCLNSPWADNTALKRHFHGVKDIKWRPR
- the CFAP298 gene encoding cilia- and flagella-associated protein 298 isoform X3, with product MNGVKSVSPVGVQYLKRMILDEGMDKKHVEANVCVTMEMVKDALDQLRGAVMIVYPMGLPPYDPIRMEFENKEDLSGSQAALSVITESEAQLWWAAKELRRTKKLSDYVGKNEKTKIIVKIQRRGQGAPAREPIISSEEQKQLMLFYHRRQEELKKLEENDDDSCLNSPWADNTALKRHFHGVKDIKWRPR
- the CFAP298 gene encoding cilia- and flagella-associated protein 298 isoform X2, encoding MVLLHVKRGDESQFLLQAPGSTELEELTVQVARVYNARLKVQRVCSEMEELAEHGVFLPPNMQGLTDDQIEDLKLKDEWGEKCVPSGGSVFKKDDIGRRNGQAPNEKMKQVLKKTIEEAKAIISKKHVEANVCVTMEMVKDALDQLRGAVMIVYPMGLPPYDPIRMEFENKEDLSGSQAALSVITESEAQLWWAAKELRRTKKLSDYVGKNEKTKIIVKIQRKLEENDDDSCLNSPWADNTALKRHFHGVKDIKWRPR